A single Mus pahari unplaced genomic scaffold, PAHARI_EIJ_v1.1 scaffold_11368_1, whole genome shotgun sequence DNA region contains:
- the LOC110315175 gene encoding zinc finger protein 431-like encodes MLETCRNLTAIGYNWEDHNIEEDCENSGSYRRHLQRDEPINIGEKPYECIQYDGAFVRNKHRQIHESTHTGSFMSSTDLRIHRKTQTGENVYDDNQCGKAFAGDSHLQIHKGRHTGKKPHECNQCGKAFACHRYLQTHKRTHTGEKPYECNQCGKAFACHTYLQIHKRTHTGEKPYECNECGKTFAQCVHLQRHKRTHTGEKPYECDQCGKAFARSKHLQIHKGTHTGEKPYVCNQCGKAFACHSYLRFHKRNHTGEKPYECNQCGKGYARLSYLQTHKRTHTGEKPYKCNQCGKAYARHSHLTTHKRTHTGEKPYECDQCGKAFACHSYLQQHKRTHTGEKPYECSQCGKAFACHSSFRKHKRTHTGEKPYECNQCGKAYARHNYLQTHKRTHTGEKLYECHQCGKAFAHRNHLQIHKITHTVEKLYVCNQCGKAFACHSYLQKHTRRHTGEKPL; translated from the exons ATGCTGGAAACCTGTAGGAACCTCACTGCCATAG GCTATAACTGGGAAGATCACAATATTGAAGAAGATTGTGAAAATTCTGGAAGTTATAGAAG GCATCTTCAAAGAGATGAACCAATTAATattggagagaaaccctatgaatgtattCAATATGATGGAGCTTTTGTAAGAAATAAACACCGTCAGATACATGAAAGCACGCATACTGGATCCTTTATGTCTTCTACTGATCTTCGAATACATAGAAAAACACAAACTGGAGAAAACGTCTATGATGAtaaccaatgtggtaaagcctttgcaggTGACAGCCATCTTCAGATCCATAAAGGAAGACATACTGGAAAGAAACCCCATGAATGTAaccaatgtggcaaagcctttgcatGTCACAGATATcttcaaacacataaaagaacacatactggagagaagccctatgaatgtaaccaatgtggcaaagcctttgcatGTCACACCtatcttcaaatacataaaagaacgcatactggagagaaaccttatgaatgtaatgaatgtggcaaaACCTTTGCCCAGTGTGTTCATCTTCAAAGGCATAAAAGAacccatactggagagaaaccctatgaatgtgaccaatgtggcaaagcctttgcacGTAGTAAACATCTTCAAATACATAAgggaacacatactggagagaaaccctatgtatgtaatcaatgtggtaaggCCTTTGCATGTCACAGCTATCTTCGATTCCATAAAAGAaaccatactggagagaaaccctatgaatgtaaccaaTGTGGCAAAGGCTATGCACGACTCAGTTACcttcaaacacataaaagaacacatactggagagaaaccctataaatgtaACCAATGTGGCAAAGCCTATGCACGACACAGTCATCTTACaacacataaaagaacacatactggagagaaaccctatgaatgtgaccaatgtggcaaagcctttgcatGTCACAGCTATCTTCAAcaacataaaagaacacatactggagagaaaccctatgaatgtagccaatgtggcaaagcctttgcatGTCATAGTAGTTTTCGGaagcataaaagaacacatactggagagaaaccctatgaatgtaaccaaTGTGGCAAAGCCTATGCACGACACAATTACcttcaaacacataaaagaacacatactggagagaaactctATGAATGTCaccaatgtggcaaagcctttgcacATCGCAACcatcttcaaatacataaaataacacatactGTAGAGAAACTCTATGTATGTAATCAATGTGGCAAGGCCTTTGCATGTCACAGCTATCTTCAAAAACATACAAGAagacatactggagagaaacccctATGA